AAAGCCGAGGTGGGGGAGCCTCTGGAGACCGAAGCTGTGGCGATACTCTTCACTGAAGAGGGGACCGACGAAATCACCGCCCTCGAGGTGATAGGCGTGAGCGAGCTACTACGAGAGCTGAGTTGCTAAAAGCTCAAACGCGCAAAATGGCAAGAAGTGGCATAGCGACGTGGTTGCGTGCTGGGACCTGTTCATTAAAGCTTCGTAGAGGGCCTCGCTCCTGACTAGGAAAGGCCTCAAGGGCCTAAGGAGGAGGGCTCTCAAGTCTAAAGCATAGTTCAGACCGAATAGGCTCGGGGGCGTCGTGGGGCTGACCATAAAGGTGGCTAAAAGAGTGAAGAACGTTAAGGTGGTTACTTTATAAAGGCATTAAGACATATCGGGTTTGAGTGTGTAAGAGATGAGAGAATGTCATAATTACGTTATTAAAGTGGTGAGGCTATATGCATGGTGAAATTGCATACATTACAGGTTTCGATCCTTTAACTTATAGACGACCATTATTCGCCAGAAAAGCACTGCCAAATGTAAAGGTTTACACGCTTCGATCCATAATAGAGCGGTTAAAAACCCCAGGTATAATGTTTTTTAAAGCTGGTTCTAAGTTGGCGAAGGTAGAGAGCTTATTATTTAAAAGTAGTAGGAGTGGGGGTGACTATTACTTAACAGCACTTCTACACGAAGCGGTTGTGTTTGCTGGTTTGAGGGGATTAAATTCGGACTCTGTAATAGCGTTGAATCCTTATCTTGCTTCGAGACGTTTGTGGGGTAACGAGTGTAATGTCATTGTGGACTGGATGGATGTGTGGATGTGGCCTTGGGATGAAATGAATTTATTGGATGTGAGAACGGTAGAAGAAGCAGATGCTGTCATCTTTTGGAGCAAACCAATGCTTGAGCTCGGTAAATATAGGTTGAAGTTAAAGCGTTGCATATACATCCCCTATGGCATTGAACTATCAATTTTTAATCCTCAAAAATATGGGAACTCAGCATACTTCAAGGAGAGGTATGGGTTAAAGAAGTACTTCATCCTTCTCTATAGCGGAGGAGTGTGGAAAGTAGGAGGATGGGACTTGCAAGGAACGGATAAGATCATCAACGCATTTGCGATGGCTGCAAAGAAACTTGGGAATGTAGTGCTTGTGCTTCAAATTCCGAGGGCAGATTTCCACACTATATCCTTGCTTAAGCGCATTGCTAATAAGGTTGTTATTATAGGCGCCCTACCGTATGCTAGCTTCTTACGTCAAAGTGTGTTCTCGGCAGCAGACATAATTTTAGCTCCAACAAGTCGGCATCCAATAGCTTATTATGCTGAGCGCATGAAGTATTTTGAATACATGGCTGCTGGTAAGGCTATTTTGGCTGAGAAGTCTCCTGGTGCTTTAAGTGCTTTGGGGGATGCCGCATTTTATGTTAATTTAGATGATGTGGATGGGATGGCCGATGCCATCATCGAATTATACTCCAATAAAGATCTTAGGGAGAGGCTAGGCTTTATGGCATATGAAAGAGCTAAGCTTTTTGATTGGAACAATTTAGCGCCGATGTATAGGAACTTCATTTTAGAAGTTATTAAGTGAGATAGTTGGTGATGCTTTGAGGTGTATATTTGTGTTTAGCGTGATCGTACTCTCAAAGAATAATGGGAGAACTATAGGTTATACGTTACTTAGTTTGTTGAGGGCTAAGATTCCAAGTGGGTATAGTAGGGAAATAATTGTTGTGGATGCGAAGAGTAGTGATAATACGCCTAAGATCTTATCGGCTTTTGGAAAGTTTATTAAAGTGGTTTATGATGAGGGGAAGGGTATAGGAATAGCTAGGAATATCGGCGTATCTTCATCGAGAGGAGACATAATATGTTTTGTGGATGCCGATTGTGTTGTTAGTGAAGAGCATTTCTTGCGCGTTATAAGCGCGTTTGAAGGCGGAGCGGATATAGTCGATGTAAAAGGCTCATTATTTGATGGGGAAACCATTATTGAAAAAATGGAGTCGCTGGTGTGGCTCAAGGGTCGCGCTTACTCAGAAGAGTTAACACGAAATAGGTGTTTTGCCGGAGGAGCCTTTATATCATTTCGTAGAGAAGTGTTTGAAAAGATTGGTGGCTTTTGGGAATATCCACCATATGGAGGAGATGACTTAGACTTCAGCTATAGAGGTTATTTAGCTGGCTTTAAAATAAAGGTCGTTGAAGTCCGAGGGACCTATAGTAGACCTAGGAGGGGGGTGAGGGAGCTTTTTAAGCAACAAATGGGCTGGGGGAGAGGATATGCTCACATAATTGCCAAGTATAGGCATGATATGAGATTCTGGAAATGTTATAGATGGAACCGTGCTATCTATCGCATTCTTAATGGGGTAATATTCTTGTATCCAATATTAGCAGCATTAGCGGCTCCATTGAGAGGATTTATTATGGCTGCACGTCTTCGCGAACTGCACTTCGTACCTTATTGGGTTTTACGTCGATGGGCCTTTCTCCTTG
This genomic interval from Candidatus Methanomethylicota archaeon contains the following:
- a CDS encoding glycosyltransferase family 4 protein — protein: MHGEIAYITGFDPLTYRRPLFARKALPNVKVYTLRSIIERLKTPGIMFFKAGSKLAKVESLLFKSSRSGGDYYLTALLHEAVVFAGLRGLNSDSVIALNPYLASRRLWGNECNVIVDWMDVWMWPWDEMNLLDVRTVEEADAVIFWSKPMLELGKYRLKLKRCIYIPYGIELSIFNPQKYGNSAYFKERYGLKKYFILLYSGGVWKVGGWDLQGTDKIINAFAMAAKKLGNVVLVLQIPRADFHTISLLKRIANKVVIIGALPYASFLRQSVFSAADIILAPTSRHPIAYYAERMKYFEYMAAGKAILAEKSPGALSALGDAAFYVNLDDVDGMADAIIELYSNKDLRERLGFMAYERAKLFDWNNLAPMYRNFILEVIK
- a CDS encoding glycosyltransferase, giving the protein MFSVIVLSKNNGRTIGYTLLSLLRAKIPSGYSREIIVVDAKSSDNTPKILSAFGKFIKVVYDEGKGIGIARNIGVSSSRGDIICFVDADCVVSEEHFLRVISAFEGGADIVDVKGSLFDGETIIEKMESLVWLKGRAYSEELTRNRCFAGGAFISFRREVFEKIGGFWEYPPYGGDDLDFSYRGYLAGFKIKVVEVRGTYSRPRRGVRELFKQQMGWGRGYAHIIAKYRHDMRFWKCYRWNRAIYRILNGVIFLYPILAALAAPLRGFIMAARLRELHFVPYWVLRRWAFLLGILTELRRAFAKQRVFV